The genome window AGGCGCACCACCATCGCGGACCGGCTCTCGCCACCGGCACCGGACCTGGTCCAGCGGGACTTCACCGCCGGCGCCCTGGACGAGAAATGGTGCGGGGACATCACATATGTGCAGGTCGGAGCAACGTGGCTCTACCTCGCCTGCGTCGTGGACATCCGATCCCGCCGGGTGCTCGGCTGGTCGATGGCCTCGCACATGCGCACCGAACTCGTCATCGACGAGCTCCAGGCCGCGGTCGCGACCCGTGGCGGGGACGTCGCCGGGGTGATTTTCCACGCAGACCGCGGATCGCAATACACCTCGGCCGCGTTCGCCCGAGTCTGCGACCGGTACGGCGTCCGCAGGAGCATGGGCAGGGTCGGCTCGAGCTATGACAACGCCCTGGCCGAGAGCCTGTGGCAGGGGCTGAAGAGGGAGACGATGCACAAGAATCTGTTCGCGACGATGTGTCAGGCGCGGCTGGAGATATTCGAGTGGCTCACCTACTACAACGCCCGACGCCGGCACAGCGCGCTGTCCTACCTCTCCCCGATGGAGTTCGAACAGCAGCACAACAAGACAGCTAAACTCTCACTCGCAGCATGAACCCCTGTGTCCACACTCCGGGGGTCACCTCACTGGTCGCCGTAGCCGCAGTCCGCGGCCACTGCCCTGAACACGACCCCGGCCGCCTTGGCGGTGCGGGCCAGTTCGGCGGCGATCCTCAGCTTCGTGCGGAAGCCGGGGTCCTTCTTGCCGGTCGGGAAGTGGTGGGCCGGGGTGTAGGGCACGGCGTGCAGCGGGTAGTAGAGGTTCTCGTCCGCCCAGCAGGTGGTCACCGTCACGATGCCGTTGTCGGTCTTGCCCAGCCGGCCGAGCCACTGCCGCCCGACGTGCGCGGTCGCCTTCCCGTCTTTACGGTCCCCCGAGTCATCGATTACCAGGACTCCGCCGGAGTGCGGGGCCGTCGCGGAATCGGCCAGCAGGAGTTCCATCCGGCGGGCGTTGACCCGCTCGCGGTCCCAGGTCGACTCGGACAGGAAGAACTGCAGCCGCTGCACCGCCGCGTGCTGTGCACCGACCACTGGCTCGGTTCCGGCCAGGGCGGTCAGCGTCTTGTTGCGGTCCCGCGCCAGCAGCAGCCCCGTGAGGTACTCACGGAACCCTCGACGCCGTGCCTGGCCCGGAGCGGGCGGACACGGCTCCCCGGGCAGCGAGGCGACGTTCCTCTGATACCAGCCTACTACGACCCTGACCCGCCGTCAACAAACCACCGCTAGGTTCACTGGCAAAGAGGGCGCAGACGCCTAGGTTCGCTGTCAAACGCCTCGCTTGGATGACAGAGCGACTGGCTTCACTGTCCAAGCACACACCTGCTCCCGGACAACGAGAAACGGGCCCTCACCAGGACTTTCATCGGTCGGTGTCGGGGGATGGTGCTCGGTGCGTTCCTGTATCCAGGCCACTACCTGGGCGCGGCGGGTGAATCCGAGCTTGTGCAGGATGCGTTGGACGTGTCCTTGCGCGGTGCGGGGTGAGATCACCAGCTGAGCGGCGATCTCCTTGTCCGTCAGCCCCTGGTGGAGAAGGAGCGCCACCTGACGTTCCCGGGGGGTGAGAACCGGTTTGGAGGCCGCTGCCGGAGCGGCAGGGCGACCTGATACCTGGCCCAGCGCTCGGGCGACAGCGGGCCCTCGCGCAGAAGTCTCACCGCAGACCTGGGCGCCGCTGGCCTCGCACTGGTCCAGGCATTCCTGGGCCAGTGCGGCGGCACGTGGGTCACCGCCCAGACAGCAGGCCAGGCTGAGAAGGAAGAGTGTGGCCCACGAGTCCCCGGCGTCCCCGTGGTCGCGGTACTGGGCGAGGGCGGCGTCCAGCAGGGGAACAGCGCGGGGGAAGTCGTCCTGGAAGAAGAGGGCGGCAAGTCCGGCGTGCTCGGCGCGGGCGTTCGTCTGCGGGTCGCCCAGGTACTGTGCCAGGGTGCGGCACTCGGTCACGCGGCCCTGCGCGGCAGCGATGTCCCCGCACAGCAGGGCGAGCCAGCCGTCAGCCCACAGGGCTTTGGCCCGGGCGGGGCTGTGCGCTGTTTCGGATGCGAGATTCCGGGCCAGCCACTGGCGTTCCTCGGCAAGGCCACCCGCGCCGACACGGTGACTCCATAACGATGCGGCCAGCTCAAGACCGACCTCCGACTCTCCCGGCTCATCGAGGCAGAACTTCATGGCAGCGCGCAGGTTGGACCGCTCTCGGCGGAGCCGGACGCACCAATCAGCCTGCTGCTTGGTGAACCACTCGGCCTCGGCCTGCAGGACCAGGGCCCGGTAGTAGTCGCGGTGGCGCCGGTGCAGGATCTTGAGCTCATCACTTTCACAGAGCCGTTGGTGGCCGTACTGCCGAAGTGTCTCCAGCATGGAGTAACGCACCTGCGAGGGGCACTCGTCCCGGATCAGTACGGACTTGTCCGTCAGGCCCGCCAGCACATCGAGGATCTCCTCACGGAAGAGGCCGTCGCCTGAGCACACCGCCTCCACGGCCTCCAGGTCGAACCCGCCACAGAAGACGGACAGCCGAGCCCACAGCAGCTGTTCCTGGGGACCGCACAGGTCGAAGCTCCAGTCCATCGTGGCCCGCAGGGTCTGATGGCGGGGCAACGTGACGCTGTTTCCCCCCGTCAAGAATGTGAAACGGTCGTCCAGACGCCGAAGGATCTGCTCGCAGTTGAGCACACGCAGACGGGCGACTGCCAGCTCGATGGCCAGCGGAACGCCCTCCAAACGGTGACAGATCCGAGCTGCCACCCTGCGGTCCTCCGCCGTCAGTACGTACTCCCCACTGACATAGGCGGCTCGATCGGTGAACAAGTCGAGCGCTTCGTTGTGCCCGGCCGCGCCGACGCAAGAGGCGTCGTCCGGATCCGGAGCCGTCAGCGGTGGCACCGCCAACAGATGCTCGCCGCCGACCCCCAGGGCCTGCCGACTGGTGGCGATGATCTGCAGCTCCGGGGCGGCCTCCAGCAGCGTACGCGCGAGGAGGGCGCACGGACGGAGCAGATGCTCGCAGTTGTCGAGCACGATCAGGATCCGCTTGCTGTGGATTCGCTCGCTCAGTTCTGCCGGAGTGAGGCGTCCCAGCCCGTGGTTCAGGCCGAGAACTTCCAGTACCGTGTTCGTCAGTGCCTGCTCTGTCTCGACCGCAGCCAGGTCCACCAGCCACACCCCTGAAGGGTAGGAACGCTGCGCCTGGGCGGCGAGCCGCAGGGCAAGCCGGGTCTTGCCCACTCCACCCGGCCCGGTCAGGGTCAGCAGACGGGCCCGGGCCAGCATGCGACGGGCCACCGACAGCTCGCGGCGCCGTCCGATGAATCTCGTCGCCTCCGCCGGCAGGCTTGCGGTTCCTCTTCTTCTCGCAGCCATGTGCTGGACCGACCTTTCCCTGACAGTACGCCCCCGCTCCGCTGATGGCACCACCGGCCGATGCGGCCGACGGGCGCGGATCGCTGCCTGCGGCCGGATGCATCTGCGTGGCGAGACCGGGCCGTCCGGCACCGAGCTCACGCGAGATGCATCCTCGTGTCCGCTGGGAAGGCGTCCTGCCTGCTGTTCATAGACCGACGTTCATCGTGAAGACGAAACTTTCGGAGTTGTAGTA of Streptomyces sp. NBC_01142 contains these proteins:
- a CDS encoding LuxR C-terminal-related transcriptional regulator, which translates into the protein MAARRRGTASLPAEATRFIGRRRELSVARRMLARARLLTLTGPGGVGKTRLALRLAAQAQRSYPSGVWLVDLAAVETEQALTNTVLEVLGLNHGLGRLTPAELSERIHSKRILIVLDNCEHLLRPCALLARTLLEAAPELQIIATSRQALGVGGEHLLAVPPLTAPDPDDASCVGAAGHNEALDLFTDRAAYVSGEYVLTAEDRRVAARICHRLEGVPLAIELAVARLRVLNCEQILRRLDDRFTFLTGGNSVTLPRHQTLRATMDWSFDLCGPQEQLLWARLSVFCGGFDLEAVEAVCSGDGLFREEILDVLAGLTDKSVLIRDECPSQVRYSMLETLRQYGHQRLCESDELKILHRRHRDYYRALVLQAEAEWFTKQQADWCVRLRRERSNLRAAMKFCLDEPGESEVGLELAASLWSHRVGAGGLAEERQWLARNLASETAHSPARAKALWADGWLALLCGDIAAAQGRVTECRTLAQYLGDPQTNARAEHAGLAALFFQDDFPRAVPLLDAALAQYRDHGDAGDSWATLFLLSLACCLGGDPRAAALAQECLDQCEASGAQVCGETSARGPAVARALGQVSGRPAAPAAASKPVLTPRERQVALLLHQGLTDKEIAAQLVISPRTAQGHVQRILHKLGFTRRAQVVAWIQERTEHHPPTPTDESPGEGPFLVVREQVCAWTVKPVALSSKRGV